GCGGGTCGGGCAGCGCGGGCCCGGCCGCGCCGTCGCGCAGCAGCGGCGCCCACTGCGGCGCCCGCTCGGCGAGCCACAGCCCGCGCGGCCCGGCGAGGGCCAGCGCGTGCGGCCGCAGGTCGATACGGGCCCGGGCGGCGTCGAGCAGCGCGGGCAGCAACTCGGGCGGCGCCTGGTAGCCGTACTCGACGGCGTGCCGCAGCCACTCCGGTATCAGCTCGGCGAGGTCGGGCGTGGGCCCGCGCCGCCGGGTGCCGCCGCCCGTCCCGGAGCGGTCCGCGAGCAGCGCGGCGAGCCGCCGCCGCGCGGCGGAGGGCAGCCGGGGCCGCGGATCGTGCGCGGCGCACTCGGGCAGCCGCCGTGCGGGTGCCGGCACGACACCGGCCCGCCGCCGCACGGTGGCCGCGGCGGCGGCGTCGAGCAGCGCCCCCTCGTCGACCCCCCGCCGCCCGCCCCCGACGACAGCCGCACCGACCAACTCGCCCCAGCCCTCGAAGACCTGCGTCCCCACCGTCATACGACCCCCTCAGAAGACCCGCACCCCGCCCGGACCCCGCACCGGCGCGCCCCCGTCACGACGGCCGCCGCCCGTCCCGTACGCCTCGCGCGCCGCGGGCCGGCCCCCGCCGGTCCGCCGCGCCGCCACTCCTCCCGTTCCCGCGTCAGCGCCATGCGCCTGCGCCTTTCGCCGCCGCGATCGTCACGCCGGCATCCACCGCCGCGGGGACCGCGCCCGTCAGCGGGACCGCCGTGCCCGCCGACCACGTGGTCAGCGGACGGAAGCCGGCGTGGCCGAACTCGCCGAAGACCGTGACCGGGCCGCCCCCCGACACCGCGAGGAGCTGCCACACGCCCGGGCCGCGCTCCGCGGCCGGGTGGAGCGGCAGCGCGCGGTCGCCCGTGCGCTCGGCCAACTGCCAGCCCTCGTCCCCCTCTTCCGGCACCGGAACCACGTCCGTCAGGACCGCCGGTATCCCTTCCAGCCACGGATCCGCCGCCAGCGCCGCCCCGTACGCCGCGGCCACGGCCGCCACCCCCGACCCGGGCGGCACGGGCCGCACCTCCCGGCCGCCCCCCGCCGCCGGGGTCCGCGGGCCCGCGTGGACCGTGCCGAGCGCCGCGCGCAGCGGATACGCGCCCGGGTAATAGGCCAGCTCCGCGTCCAGCACCAGCCCCGTCGGCAGCGACTGCTGCGGCGCCCGGCCCGCCGCCCCGTACGCCAGCAGCAGAGCCATCCGCTCCGTGCCCGCGCCCCTGAGCCAGATGCGGCGGGTGACCAGCTTGCCGTCGTCGGCGTCCTCCTGGGCCAGCACCAGCCAGTCGTCCCGCAGCGTGCCGCCGCGCAGCAGCCCCGCGGCGTCGACCGTCAGGCCCACCCGCGACCGCACCGTCGCCGCCAGCGGCTCGGGCAGCTCGTCCAGCCGCAGGAACCCCTGGTCCAGCAGATGCAGCAGGCTGCACTCGGCGAGCAGCCGCGCCGGCCACCCGGGCCCCGAAGCCGGCAGCGTCCCCAACTCGCGCACCCGCGCCGCCAGCCCGGGCGCCTGCGCGTCGACCATCCGCGCCGCCGTCTCCTCCCACGCGGCGCCCCGCGGCGCCGTCGCCAGCCCGTCGCGCAGCAGGTCCGCCAGCCGCTGCTCCAGCTCCGCGGCGCCCGCGGCGATCCGCTGCCGCCGCTGCTCCGCCCGCCGCCGGGCCTCGGCCGCCGCCGCCGGATCCGGGGCCCGCTCCGCCGCGGGCGCGGCGGCGGCCTTCCGCTCCGCCTTCTCCCGGCGGCTCGCCAGCCACTCCGCCGCCCACTCCGGGACAGGCGCGTCCGCCGGGGTCTCGGGCACGTCGCCCTGCGCCCAGCGCAGCAGCAGCCCCAGCGCGTGCTTGCACGGGAACTTCCGGCTCGGGCAACTGCACTTGTACGCCGGGCCCTGCAGATCCACCACCGTCTGATACGGCCTGCTCCCGCTCCCGCGGCACAGCCCCCACACCGCCTCGCCCGCGGCCCCCGACTCCGCCCACGGCCCGGCCGCGGCGAGCTTGCCGCCCGCC
The Streptomyces sp. CNQ-509 DNA segment above includes these coding regions:
- a CDS encoding SWIM zinc finger family protein, with protein sequence MGMEGLSERWSVDQVWGLAPDASSRTAGGKLAAAGPWAESGAAGEAVWGLCRGSGSRPYQTVVDLQGPAYKCSCPSRKFPCKHALGLLLRWAQGDVPETPADAPVPEWAAEWLASRREKAERKAAAAPAAERAPDPAAAAEARRRAEQRRQRIAAGAAELEQRLADLLRDGLATAPRGAAWEETAARMVDAQAPGLAARVRELGTLPASGPGWPARLLAECSLLHLLDQGFLRLDELPEPLAATVRSRVGLTVDAAGLLRGGTLRDDWLVLAQEDADDGKLVTRRIWLRGAGTERMALLLAYGAAGRAPQQSLPTGLVLDAELAYYPGAYPLRAALGTVHAGPRTPAAGGGREVRPVPPGSGVAAVAAAYGAALAADPWLEGIPAVLTDVVPVPEEGDEGWQLAERTGDRALPLHPAAERGPGVWQLLAVSGGGPVTVFGEFGHAGFRPLTTWSAGTAVPLTGAVPAAVDAGVTIAAAKGAGAWR